In Manis pentadactyla isolate mManPen7 chromosome 11, mManPen7.hap1, whole genome shotgun sequence, one DNA window encodes the following:
- the JMJD7 gene encoding bifunctional peptidase and (3S)-lysyl hydroxylase JMJD7 yields MAEAALEAVRKELREFPAAARELSVPLAVPYLSEPPTPLQFFRDWVCPSRPCVIRNALKHWPALQKWSFPYLRATVGSTEVSVAVTPDGYADAVRGDRFVMPAERRLPLSCVLDVLEGQAQHPGVLYVQKQCSNLPGELPQLLPDLEPHVPWASEALGKLPDAVNFWLGEAAAVTALHKDHYENLYCVVSGEKHFLLHPPSDRPFIPYELYTPATYQLTTEGSFKMVDEEAMEKVPWIPLDPLAPDLARYPRYSEAQALCCTVQAGEILYLPALWFHHVQQSHGCIAVNFWYDMEYDLKYSYFQLLDSLTKASGLD; encoded by the exons aTGGCAGAAGCGGCGTTGGAAGCCGTCCGGAAGGAGTTACGAGAATTCCCGGCTGCGGCCAGGG AGCTCAGCGTGCCTCTTGCTGTGCCCTACCTGAGTGAGCCCCCAACTCCACTCCAGTTCTTCCGGGACTGGGTCTGCCCCAGCAGGCCCTGTGTCATCCGCAACGCTCTGAAGCACTGGCCGGCGCTCCAGAAGTGGTCCTTTCCCTACCTCAG AGCCACAGTAGGCTCCACGGAGGTGAGCGTGGCTGTGACCCCGGATGGTTACGCGGATGCAGTGCGAGGGGACCGCTTTGTGATGCCTGCCGAGCGCCGCCTGCCCCTGAGCTGCGTGCTGGATGTGCTGGAGGGTCAAGCCCAACACCCAGGAGTCCTCTACGTGCAGAAACAGTGCTCCAACCTGCCCGGCGAgctgccccagctgctgcccGATCTGGAGCCCCACGTGCCCTGGGCCTCTGAGGCACTGG GAAAGCTGCCTGACGCTGTGAACTTCTGGCTGGGGGAGGCAGCTGCAGTGACCGCTC TGCATAAGGACCACTATGAGAACCTCTACTGCGTGGTCTCAGGGGAGAAACACTTCCTGCTGCACCCACCCAGCGACCGGCCCTTCATCCCATATG AGCTGTATACACCGGCAACCTACCAGTTAACTACAGAGGGTTCCTTTAAGATGGTGGATGAAGAGGCCATGGAGAAG GTACCGTGGATCCCCCTGGACCCTTTGGCTCCAGATCTGGCCCGTTACCCCCGCTACAGTGAGGCCCAGGCTCTTTGCTGCACAGTGCAGGCTGGTGAGATACTCTACCTGCCAGCCCTGTGGTTCCACCATGTCCAGCAGTCCCATGGCTGCATTGCTG TGAATTTCTGGTATGACATGGAGTACGACCTCAAGTACAGTTACTTCCAGCTCCTCGACTCCCTCACTAAGGCCTCAGGCCTCGACTGA